In one window of Episyrphus balteatus chromosome 3, idEpiBalt1.1, whole genome shotgun sequence DNA:
- the LOC129915007 gene encoding larval cuticle protein A2B-like has translation MAFKFVALLALVAVANAGYVQHAPLAYAASPAAVVHHSAPVLAKAVEEYDPHPQYKFAYDVQDSLSGDSKSQSETRDGDVVQGEYSLIDADGYKRTVHYTADPVNGFSAVVDRQPLAHVVKTVAAAPVVKAAYAAPAIVKSASLAYAPAPVAYSAPTLVKSAPLAYASAPVAYSAPAHYASAPVAYSAPSHYAYSGPVVAKAAYAYAH, from the exons atggcTTTCAAG TTCGTAGCTCTCCTTGCTTTAGTGGCTGTTGCCAATGCCGGATACGTCCAACATGCCCCATTGGCATATGCTGCCTCCCCAGCAGCAGTTGTACACCACTCTGCTCCTGTCCTCGCCAAGGCCGTCGAAGAATACGATCCTCATCCACAATACAAATTCGCCTACGATGTTCAAGACTCTCTCTCAGGAGACTCCAAGAGCCAAAGCGAAACCCGTGATGGAGATGTTGTCCAAGGAGAATACTCTCTGATCGATGCCGATGGATACAAGAGGACCGTTCACTACACCGCCGATCCCGTTAACGGATTCAGCGCTGTTGTCGACCGTCAACCACTTGCACATGTTGTCAAGACTGTTGCTGCCGCCCCAGTTGTTAAGGCTGCTTACGCTGCCCCAGCTATTGTCAAGTCAGCATCATTGGCTTATGCTCCCGCACCAGTCGCTTACTCCGCACCAACACTCGTCAAATCCGCTCCATTGGCTTACGCTTCTGCCCCAGTAGCTTACTCTGCACCAGCTCACTACGCTTCTGCCCCAGTAGCCTACTCCGCACCATCTCACTACGCTTACTCTGGTCCAGTTGTAGCTAAAGCAGCTTATGCCTACGCCCACTAG
- the LOC129915580 gene encoding larval cuticle protein A2B-like, whose protein sequence is MAFKFVALLALVAVANAGYVQHAPVAYSAAPAAVVHHSAPVAYAAAPVAVAHAQPVLAKAVDEYDPHPQYKFAYDVQDSLSGDSKSQSETRDGDVVQGEYSLIDADGYKRTVHYTADPVNGFNAVVDRQPLGHVVKTSAPLAYASAPVAYSAPAHYASAPVAYSAPSHYAYSGPVVAKAAYAYAH, encoded by the exons atggcTTTCAAG TTCGTAGCTCTCCTTGCTTTAGTGGCTGTTGCCAATGCCGGATACGTCCAACATGCCCCAGTAGCATATTCTGCCGCTCCAGCAGCAGTTGTACACCATTCTGCTCCAGTTGCTTATGCTGCCGCACCAGTTGCTGTCGCTCATGCCCAACCTGTCCTCGCCAAGGCCGTCGATGAATACGATCCTCATCCACAGTACAAATTTGCCTACGATGTTCAAGACTCTCTCTCAGGAGACTCCAAGAGCCAAAGCGAAACCCGTGATGGAGATGTTGTCCAAGGAGAATACTCCCTGATCGATGCTGATGGATACAAGAGGACCGTTCACTACACCGCCGATCCCGTTAACGGATTCAACGCTGTTGTCGACCGTCAGCCACTTGGACATGTTGTCAAGACC TCAGCTCCTTTGGCTTACGCTTCTGCTCCAGTAGCTTACTCTGCACCAGCTCACTACGCTTCTGCCCCAGTAGCTTACTCCGCACCATCTCACTACGCTTATTCTGGTCCAGTTGTAGCTAAAGCAGCTTATGCCTACGCCCACTAG
- the LOC129915006 gene encoding larval cuticle protein A2B-like has product MAHFHQFVFVLGLIAVGHAVVLQGPSIYQPQLLTKQVETVDLRPQYTFSYEVKDPKTGDIKNQIESRDGDVVKGSYSLLDADGLTRVVQYTSDGVNGFNAVVTRTGTKQILAAPAPTLIKSIPVLQQPTLIKSPGLSLLGGIPSLGSPYGQAYSSSSLIRSPPSLGLVSNVKSSSLLY; this is encoded by the exons ATGGCTCACTTCCATCAG TTCGTTTTCGTTTTGGGTCTTATTGCAGTGGGACATGCAGTTGTCTTACAAGGACCCAGCATTTACCAACCCCAATTGCTGACCAAACAAGTTGAAACGGTTGATCTCAGACCACAATATACTTTTAGCTATGAAGTCAAGGATCCTAAAACTGGTGACATCAAGAATCAAATAGAATCTCGAGATGGTGATGTTGTGAAAGGATCATATTCCCTCCTGGATGCTGATGGTTTGACCAGAGTCGTTCAATACACTTCAGATGGTGTAAATGGGTTCAATGCTGTAGTTACAAGAACGGGAACCAAACAGATATTAGCTGCTCCAGCTCCAACTTTGATCAAGAGCATTCCAGTTCTTCAACAACCAACTTTAATCAAATCACCAGGTCTTTCTCTTCTCGGTGGCATTCCATCTCTCGGTTCACCATATGGGCAAGCATACTCGAGTAGCAGTTTGATAAGGTCACCACCATCGCTGGGTCTGGTTTCTAATGTCAAAAGCTCATCACTGCTCTATTAG